A region of Capra hircus breed San Clemente chromosome 11, ASM170441v1, whole genome shotgun sequence DNA encodes the following proteins:
- the MORN2 gene encoding MORN repeat-containing protein 2, producing the protein MNGFGRLEHFSGAIYEGHFKDNMFHGLGTYTFPTGAKYTGNFNENRVEGEGQYTDIQGLEWCGNFHFTAAPGLKLKLHM; encoded by the exons ATGAATGGTTTCGGAAGACTTGAGCATTTTTCAGGAGCAATATATGAAGGACACTTTAAGGACAATATGTTTCATGGACTGGGAACTTATACATTCCCAACTGGGGCAAAGTACACTGGAAATTTCAATGAAAACAG GGTGGAAGGTGAAGGACAATATACTGATATCCAAGGACTAGAATGGTGTGGTAACTTTcatttcacagctgctccaggcctgaagctaaagctccataTGTAG